From the genome of Peptostreptococcaceae bacterium, one region includes:
- the pgeF gene encoding peptidoglycan editing factor PgeF — MHCQIENKGREAYLQFSNLGAIDFLNHCVTTRKGGFSKKPFDGLNMGLFTEDSRESILMNYKKVADDFGYDLENAVFTNQVHGDKIAVIDESFRGEDFWMGKRTIEADGLITNIQRKPLIAFFADCAGIFIADPVHKAIGISHAGWKGTAKEIGRKTIEAMARSFGTKAPDCIAAVGPSIGPCCFEVEKDVAEVFLKLYGESVVLMSENPGRRKVDLWEANRLGLIRAGVRDENIEISGLCTYCRNDLFYSHRGDNGRTGRTAGIMEII, encoded by the coding sequence ATGCATTGTCAAATTGAAAATAAGGGAAGAGAAGCCTATTTGCAGTTTTCCAATCTTGGCGCGATTGATTTTTTGAACCATTGCGTTACAACCAGAAAGGGCGGATTCAGCAAAAAACCTTTTGATGGTTTAAACATGGGCCTTTTTACGGAAGACAGTCGTGAATCAATTTTGATGAATTACAAGAAGGTTGCGGATGACTTTGGTTATGATCTTGAGAACGCAGTTTTTACAAACCAGGTGCATGGAGACAAAATAGCGGTTATAGATGAAAGCTTTCGCGGAGAAGATTTTTGGATGGGGAAAAGAACCATTGAAGCAGATGGATTGATTACCAATATACAGCGAAAACCGCTCATTGCGTTTTTTGCCGACTGCGCAGGGATTTTTATTGCGGATCCGGTGCATAAAGCTATCGGCATTTCCCATGCAGGCTGGAAGGGTACGGCAAAGGAAATAGGCCGCAAAACAATAGAAGCCATGGCAAGGTCATTCGGAACTAAGGCTCCGGATTGCATTGCCGCAGTCGGACCATCGATAGGGCCTTGTTGCTTCGAGGTGGAGAAAGATGTGGCCGAGGTATTTTTGAAACTGTATGGGGAGTCGGTCGTTTTAATGTCTGAAAATCCCGGAAGGCGAAAGGTTGACCTCTGGGAAGCGAATAGGCTTGGGCTGATTCGTGCTGGTGTTAGAGATGAAAACATAGAAATATCCGGGCTTTGCACATATTGCAGAAATGATTTATTCTATTCGCACCGCGGTGACAACGGCCGAACGGGCCGAACGGCCGGAATAATGGAAATAATTTAA